The Streptomyces sp. NL15-2K genome contains a region encoding:
- a CDS encoding glycoside hydrolase family 2 TIM barrel-domain containing protein — MSVTRRSVLVASAAAPAAGALLGAPAAWAADAAGAASGASGRSTVALRDGWRFALVNPGGITDPTGAYADAAAPGYDDSGWRTVAVPHDWSIEQTPTTEHGTTSGTGFFPGGLGWYRLAFTLPPALAGKRISVEFDGVYMDSHVYCNGTEVGRHPYGYTGFAFDVTDLVHTDGTTENVIAVKVQNRLPSSRWYSGSGIYREARLVVTEPVHVARWGTYVTTPDITKDRASVKVRTSVVDETGTVSEVEVRSRIKDADGRTVARTATTVAVTDQATETHELAVAKPRLWDFASPHRYTLETELRVAGKTVDTFRTPFGIRTVRIDPNEGFHLNGRYAKLRGVDLHHDLGALGAAVSIDAIRRQMTIMKSMGVNAFRTSHNPPSPEMIEVCEEMGIVMMVEAFDCWKSPKTRYDYGRFFDEWADKDVTEMVLAARNSPAVIMWSIGNEVSEFTSTAGLAMADRLIAAVKATDATRPIVIGSHRHRSLPAVGSPGDLILAKLDGLGLNYNTAKSVDALHARYPNLFLFESESSSETSTRGTYQEPERLNTGENYTPGKRATSSYDNNLASWTMSGEYGHKKDRDRKWFTGQFLWSGIDYIGEPTPYDVFPVKASFFGAVDTAGFPKDMYYLFQSQWISEPMVHLLPMTWNHEEGDTVEVWAYSNVDTVELFLNGKSLGVRRFDTKKTVDGREYLETTEATGDDKTFTDGPYPGSYTSPNGSAGKLHLTWKVPYEPGELRAVARRDGKVVATDVLRTAGAPHAVRLTADRKSLAADGRSLVFVTADIVDARGVVVPGAEHLISFDVTGGSLAGLDNGREESAERYQASTRTAFHGKALAIVRSGTKPGALKVAARVAGLRPDTVTVRTVPARSAATTAAAAFQPDHPAPPNYPYADASYSGRPDTLPAAMLDGDPATGWSNAFNKAATALLPAFNGARAEDWVCVDFGRSRTFDRVEVSFTLSATHSLPASVEAEVWDGCRYVPVKGAAVDWATASDEPTMITFDAVRGSRLRLTFTSRHPGEVQGAVRVSKLEVPAG, encoded by the coding sequence ATGTCGGTCACTCGCAGATCGGTCTTAGTCGCCTCCGCGGCCGCGCCGGCGGCCGGAGCGCTCCTGGGCGCCCCGGCCGCGTGGGCCGCGGACGCCGCCGGGGCCGCCTCAGGCGCGTCCGGCCGCAGCACGGTCGCCCTGCGTGACGGCTGGCGCTTCGCGCTGGTCAACCCGGGTGGGATCACCGACCCGACCGGCGCGTACGCCGACGCCGCCGCGCCCGGTTACGACGACTCGGGCTGGCGCACGGTCGCGGTTCCGCACGACTGGAGCATCGAGCAGACGCCCACCACCGAGCACGGCACCACCAGCGGCACCGGCTTCTTCCCCGGAGGCCTCGGCTGGTACCGCCTCGCCTTCACCCTGCCGCCCGCCCTCGCCGGCAAGCGGATCTCCGTGGAGTTCGACGGCGTCTACATGGACTCGCACGTCTATTGCAACGGCACCGAGGTCGGCCGGCACCCCTACGGCTACACCGGCTTCGCCTTCGACGTCACCGACCTGGTGCACACGGACGGCACCACCGAGAACGTGATCGCGGTCAAGGTGCAGAACCGGCTGCCCAGCAGCCGCTGGTACTCGGGCAGTGGCATCTACCGCGAGGCCCGCCTGGTCGTCACCGAACCGGTGCACGTGGCGCGCTGGGGGACGTATGTCACGACGCCCGACATCACCAAGGACCGGGCGTCGGTCAAGGTGCGGACCTCGGTGGTCGACGAGACCGGCACCGTGAGCGAGGTCGAGGTCCGGTCGCGGATCAAGGACGCCGACGGCCGTACGGTCGCGCGCACGGCGACCACGGTCGCCGTGACCGACCAGGCCACCGAGACCCACGAACTCGCCGTCGCCAAGCCGAGGTTGTGGGACTTCGCGTCGCCTCACCGCTACACCCTGGAAACCGAACTGCGCGTCGCCGGCAAGACGGTCGACACCTTCCGCACCCCCTTCGGCATTCGCACCGTCCGCATCGACCCGAACGAGGGCTTCCACCTCAACGGCCGCTACGCCAAGCTCAGGGGCGTCGACCTGCACCACGACCTCGGCGCGCTCGGCGCGGCCGTCAGCATCGACGCGATCCGCAGGCAGATGACCATCATGAAGTCGATGGGCGTCAACGCCTTCCGCACCTCCCACAACCCGCCCTCGCCGGAGATGATCGAGGTCTGCGAGGAGATGGGCATCGTGATGATGGTGGAGGCGTTCGACTGCTGGAAGAGCCCCAAGACGCGGTACGACTACGGCCGGTTCTTCGACGAGTGGGCCGACAAGGACGTCACCGAGATGGTGCTGGCCGCCCGCAACTCGCCCGCCGTCATCATGTGGTCGATCGGCAACGAGGTCTCGGAGTTCACCTCCACCGCCGGCCTCGCCATGGCGGACCGGCTCATCGCCGCGGTCAAGGCGACCGACGCCACCCGCCCGATCGTGATCGGTTCCCACCGGCACCGCAGCCTGCCCGCCGTGGGTTCCCCGGGCGACCTGATCCTCGCCAAGCTCGACGGCCTCGGGCTCAACTACAACACCGCCAAGTCGGTGGACGCCCTGCACGCCCGCTACCCGAACCTGTTCCTCTTCGAGTCGGAGTCGTCCTCCGAGACGTCGACTCGCGGCACCTACCAGGAACCGGAGCGCCTCAACACGGGCGAGAACTACACGCCGGGCAAGCGGGCGACCTCGTCGTACGACAACAACCTCGCCTCCTGGACCATGAGCGGCGAGTACGGCCACAAGAAGGACCGGGACCGGAAGTGGTTCACCGGGCAGTTCCTGTGGTCGGGCATCGACTACATCGGCGAGCCCACGCCGTACGACGTCTTCCCGGTCAAGGCCTCCTTCTTCGGCGCGGTCGACACGGCCGGCTTCCCGAAGGACATGTACTACCTGTTCCAGAGCCAGTGGATCAGCGAGCCCATGGTCCATCTGCTGCCGATGACCTGGAACCACGAGGAGGGCGACACGGTCGAGGTGTGGGCGTACTCCAACGTCGACACCGTCGAGCTGTTCCTCAACGGCAAGTCCCTGGGCGTACGGCGGTTCGACACCAAGAAGACCGTCGACGGCCGGGAATACCTGGAGACCACCGAGGCCACCGGCGACGACAAGACCTTCACCGACGGCCCCTACCCCGGCAGTTACACCAGCCCGAACGGCAGCGCGGGCAAGCTCCACCTCACCTGGAAAGTGCCGTACGAGCCGGGTGAGCTGAGGGCGGTCGCGCGCCGCGACGGCAAGGTGGTCGCCACCGACGTCCTGCGCACGGCCGGGGCGCCGCACGCCGTACGCCTCACCGCCGACCGCAAGTCCCTGGCGGCCGACGGCCGTTCGCTGGTCTTCGTCACCGCGGACATCGTCGACGCCCGCGGGGTGGTGGTGCCCGGCGCCGAGCACCTGATCTCCTTCGACGTGACGGGCGGCTCGCTCGCCGGGCTCGACAACGGCCGCGAGGAGAGCGCCGAGCGCTACCAGGCGAGCACCCGGACCGCCTTCCACGGCAAGGCGCTCGCGATCGTACGGTCCGGAACGAAGCCGGGCGCCCTGAAGGTGGCCGCCCGCGTGGCGGGCCTGCGGCCGGACACCGTGACCGTGCGGACCGTGCCCGCCCGCTCGGCGGCGACCACTGCGGCGGCAGCATTCCAGCCCGACCACCCGGCGCCCCCGAACTACCCGTACGCGGACGCCAGTTACTCCGGCCGCCCGGACACCCTGCCCGCCGCGATGCTCGACGGCGACCCGGCCACCGGCTGGTCCAACGCCTTCAACAAGGCCGCCACCGCCCTGCTGCCCGCGTTCAACGGCGCCCGGGCCGAGGACTGGGTCTGCGTGGACTTCGGACGGAGCAGGACCTTCGACCGCGTGGAGGTCTCCTTCACACTGAGCGCGACCCACAGCCTGCCCGCCTCCGTCGAGGCCGAGGTGTGGGACGGCTGCCGGTACGTGCCGGTGAAGGGGGCGGCCGTCGACTGGGCCACCGCCTCCGACGAGCCTACGATGATCACCTTCGACGCCGTCCGCGGCTCCCGGCTGCGGCTCACCTTCACCAGCCGCCACCCGGGCGAGGTCCAGGGCGCGGTCCGCGTCAGCAAGCTGGAGGTTCCGGCCGGCTGA
- a CDS encoding SpoIIE family protein phosphatase, producing MSPVYPFDDAATARAVIDEAGTLVEWNDGARRLLGHSAAEVVGRPAAELLADEGAAGRTSVLVPDGSRWDGTLTLRHRDGSTVSVWLLAHHKQPEGENSGHWLVVTPLESDGPYSPDDPLERAELVQSPCAIAIYDERLRLRRMNAAMAEVLGLPEERVRGLRVPELSGRPQSVEIEQHLHHVLTTGRGHDVRTYLPIGESGRMNAWLARMAPITDAEGRARGVCVAAHDFTEQYMARERLQLVNEASIRIGTTLDVTRTAQELADVCVPGLADFVSVDLLDPPDSDGESTARLTAPISLRRAAHRSINSGNPEAVAKPGQVDVYPASSPQADSLLVGHTIVASMDTDDLAEWLAWDPVRSERVKRHGIHSTMSVPIQARGVTLGVAVLSRFRRADRFTPDDVLLAEEVTARAAVCIDNARRYSRERETALALQRSLLPRSLPRTAAVEAASRYLPAARAGGVGGDWFDVIPLSGMRVAMVVGDVVGRGIQASATMGRLRTAVRTLADIDLAPDELLTHLDDLVVRLSTEAGGEGSPGEVGATCLYAVYDPVSRRCTLARAGHPSPVMLPPGGAPVEVDLPAGPPLGLGGLPFESAELELPEGTVLSLYTDGLIESRDRDVDAGHTLLCDALASFSGSLEETCDRVLHGLLTPGGALDDVALLLARTLGLPASQVATWDIPADPALVAPIRKQVVSQLGIWALSEVAFTAELVVSELVTNAIRYGSQPIRLRLIHDATTLICEVSDTSHTAPHLRRAKTWDEGGRGLLLVAQLTQRWGSRHTVDGKTIWAEIALLDEE from the coding sequence ATGAGCCCGGTGTACCCGTTCGACGATGCCGCGACGGCGCGGGCTGTCATCGACGAGGCGGGCACGCTGGTGGAGTGGAACGACGGTGCCCGTCGGCTCCTTGGCCACTCGGCCGCCGAGGTCGTGGGCCGCCCCGCCGCCGAGCTGCTGGCGGACGAGGGTGCGGCCGGCCGGACCTCCGTGTTGGTGCCCGACGGATCCCGCTGGGACGGCACACTCACACTGCGTCACCGCGACGGCTCGACGGTGTCCGTGTGGCTGCTCGCCCACCACAAACAGCCGGAGGGCGAGAACTCCGGCCACTGGCTGGTGGTCACCCCGCTCGAGAGCGACGGCCCGTACTCCCCCGACGACCCGCTGGAGAGGGCCGAGCTCGTCCAGTCTCCGTGCGCCATCGCCATCTACGACGAGCGGCTGAGACTGCGCAGGATGAACGCCGCCATGGCCGAGGTGCTCGGGCTGCCCGAGGAGCGGGTGCGGGGTCTGCGGGTGCCCGAGCTGAGCGGCAGACCCCAGAGCGTGGAGATCGAGCAGCATCTGCACCACGTGCTCACCACCGGCCGGGGACACGACGTACGGACGTATCTGCCGATCGGCGAGAGCGGCCGGATGAACGCCTGGCTGGCCCGGATGGCCCCGATCACCGACGCCGAGGGCCGGGCGCGCGGGGTGTGTGTCGCCGCCCACGACTTCACCGAGCAGTACATGGCCCGGGAACGGCTCCAGCTGGTGAACGAGGCCAGCATCCGGATCGGCACCACCCTCGACGTCACCCGCACGGCTCAGGAACTGGCGGACGTCTGTGTCCCCGGCCTCGCCGACTTCGTCAGCGTGGACCTGCTGGACCCGCCGGACTCGGACGGCGAGTCCACGGCACGGCTCACCGCGCCGATCAGCCTGCGCCGTGCGGCGCACCGGTCGATCAACTCGGGCAACCCCGAGGCCGTGGCCAAGCCCGGTCAGGTGGACGTCTATCCCGCTTCCTCTCCTCAGGCGGACTCCCTGCTGGTGGGTCACACCATCGTGGCGTCGATGGACACCGACGATCTCGCCGAGTGGCTCGCCTGGGACCCGGTGCGCAGCGAACGCGTCAAACGGCACGGCATCCACTCCACGATGTCCGTGCCGATCCAGGCCCGTGGCGTGACGCTCGGTGTCGCCGTCCTCTCCCGGTTCCGGCGCGCGGACCGCTTCACGCCCGACGACGTGCTGCTGGCCGAGGAGGTCACGGCCCGGGCCGCCGTCTGCATCGACAACGCCCGCCGCTACTCGCGCGAACGCGAGACCGCCCTCGCCCTGCAACGCAGCCTGCTGCCCCGCTCGCTGCCGCGCACGGCCGCCGTGGAAGCCGCCTCGCGGTACCTGCCGGCGGCGCGGGCCGGCGGGGTGGGCGGGGACTGGTTCGACGTGATCCCGCTGTCCGGGATGCGGGTCGCGATGGTCGTCGGGGACGTCGTCGGCCGCGGCATCCAGGCCTCGGCCACGATGGGCCGGCTGCGCACCGCCGTACGCACCCTGGCGGACATCGACCTGGCCCCCGACGAGCTGCTGACCCACCTCGACGACCTGGTCGTACGGCTGTCCACGGAGGCCGGCGGCGAAGGCAGCCCCGGCGAGGTCGGCGCGACCTGCCTGTACGCGGTGTACGACCCGGTGTCGCGGCGCTGCACGCTGGCCCGGGCCGGTCATCCCTCGCCCGTCATGCTCCCGCCGGGCGGCGCGCCTGTGGAGGTCGACCTGCCCGCCGGGCCGCCGCTGGGCCTGGGCGGGCTGCCGTTCGAGTCCGCCGAGCTCGAACTGCCCGAGGGCACCGTTCTCTCCCTGTACACCGACGGGCTGATCGAGAGCCGCGACCGGGACGTCGATGCCGGCCACACACTGCTCTGCGACGCCCTGGCGTCCTTCTCGGGCTCACTGGAGGAGACCTGCGACCGCGTCCTGCACGGACTGCTGACGCCGGGCGGCGCCCTGGACGACGTGGCGCTGCTGCTGGCCCGCACCCTCGGGCTGCCCGCTTCTCAGGTCGCCACCTGGGACATCCCGGCGGACCCGGCGCTGGTCGCGCCGATCCGCAAGCAGGTCGTCTCCCAGCTCGGCATCTGGGCCCTGAGCGAGGTGGCGTTCACCGCCGAACTGGTGGTCAGCGAGCTGGTGACCAACGCCATCCGGTACGGCTCCCAGCCCATCCGGCTGCGGCTGATCCACGACGCGACGACGCTGATCTGCGAGGTCTCCGACACCAGCCACACGGCTCCGCACCTGCGCCGCGCCAAGACGTGGGACGAGGGCGGGCGCGGTCTGCTGCTGGTCGCCCAGCTCACCCAGCGCTGGGGCAGCCGGCACACGGTCGACGGCAAGACGATCTGGGCGGAGATCGCTCTCCTCGACGAGGAGTGA
- a CDS encoding SLC13 family permease gives MALLVAVLAWAVLRPFGWPEAVMAVPAAGVAIATGAISLEHARAEAARLGPVVGFLAAVLVLAHFCDVEGLFQACGAWMARRASGSPERLLTAVFVLASAITAVLSLDATVVLLTPVVFATASRMGVAAKPHAYASAHLSNTASLLLPVSNLTNLLAFTTSRLSFTRFAALMALPWLVAIVAEYAVFRRFFERDLTASTHSPDPSDAPEPPLFALVTVACTLAGFAVTSALGIEPAWAALAGALVLAGRALVWRRAAPLTVVRAAAPSFLAFVLALGIVVRAVVDHGLADALRHVLPGGSGLPALLGIAALAAVLANLINNLPAVLVLLPLTAGAGPGAVLAVLLGVNIGPNLTYAGSLATLLWRRIAHEHGHEVELREFTRLGMLSVPAALVPAVVALWASLKVVGG, from the coding sequence GTGGCGCTGCTCGTCGCCGTCCTCGCCTGGGCGGTGCTCCGCCCGTTCGGATGGCCGGAGGCGGTGATGGCGGTCCCGGCGGCCGGGGTGGCGATCGCGACCGGGGCGATCTCGCTGGAGCATGCGCGGGCGGAGGCCGCGCGGCTCGGGCCGGTGGTCGGTTTCCTCGCGGCGGTGCTGGTGCTCGCCCACTTCTGCGACGTCGAAGGGTTGTTCCAGGCGTGCGGGGCGTGGATGGCTCGCCGGGCGTCGGGGTCCCCCGAGCGGTTGCTGACGGCGGTGTTCGTGCTGGCGTCGGCGATCACGGCCGTACTCAGTCTGGACGCCACCGTGGTGCTGCTGACGCCGGTGGTCTTCGCCACCGCCTCCCGGATGGGCGTCGCCGCCAAGCCCCACGCCTATGCAAGCGCGCACCTGTCGAACACGGCCTCGCTGCTGCTGCCGGTCTCCAACCTCACCAACCTGCTGGCGTTCACGACGAGCAGGCTGAGCTTCACGCGGTTCGCGGCGCTGATGGCATTGCCCTGGCTGGTCGCGATCGTCGCCGAGTACGCGGTCTTCCGGCGCTTCTTCGAGCGGGACCTCACAGCGTCGACCCACTCCCCCGACCCCTCCGACGCTCCCGAACCACCGCTGTTCGCGCTCGTCACCGTCGCCTGCACGCTGGCCGGGTTCGCCGTGACCTCCGCCCTCGGCATCGAGCCGGCCTGGGCCGCGCTCGCCGGGGCGCTCGTACTGGCGGGCCGGGCGCTCGTATGGCGCCGGGCCGCCCCGCTCACGGTGGTGCGGGCGGCGGCGCCGTCGTTCCTGGCGTTCGTGCTCGCGCTCGGCATCGTCGTGCGCGCGGTGGTCGACCACGGCCTGGCCGACGCGTTGCGGCACGTGCTGCCCGGCGGGTCCGGGCTGCCCGCCCTGCTCGGCATCGCGGCGCTGGCCGCCGTACTGGCGAACCTGATCAACAACCTGCCCGCGGTCCTGGTGCTGCTGCCGCTGACCGCCGGGGCCGGACCCGGCGCGGTCCTCGCGGTGCTGCTCGGGGTGAACATCGGCCCGAACCTCACCTACGCCGGATCGCTGGCCACCTTGCTGTGGCGGCGCATCGCCCACGAGCACGGGCACGAGGTCGAGCTCAGGGAGTTCACCCGGCTCGGCATGCTCTCCGTGCCGGCCGCGCTCGTGCCCGCCGTGGTGGCGCTGTGGGCGTCGCTCAAGGTCGTCGGAGGCTGA
- a CDS encoding RICIN domain-containing protein produces MHDAGLSNSPTPARPSEATDEQLSAELKKWSGATPAVQPVGELLDRHWEAAFAYARLCTDGPRPAGMLTTAAFTRLFGESLRQTGPTSAWRPHLLVTVRRIAAEWDTDGRRELLHPELRTEGGGDRVAARLLPSPDRRVLSGAFQRLPQPARCLLWHTEVEAEPLGVPAALLGLDEEDARVEVRRAHERLREECLQLHRELAPEQECRHYLRLLDVTYRRGGADIDTDLRGHLDGCRHCRYTADQLHQFNEGLGIALAEAVLGWGARVYQEARARVHAVPDEAQTPAPAPAIAGESFFAEEAAEPPTASGQALPPFPSFPPMPEGRPSAVAGGTFGAETLSPEALASEAFGPEALASEAFGSEAFGPEALASEAFGSEPLGSEAFGSETLASGTFGSGTFGSEPLGSEPLGSEPLGSGTETFRPEASAPRTGPRTAARAAARTGGPRSASRRSAHKAARRASRRNLAVAVMTVSGLIVLPLVLWSSLDSSDGTGPADEGRAAEQPGADSGTSTSDPSWADAGDAEQGTLRGRLHNVTSGLCVGVVGNKAVKGAETELITCSSDASQRWSYEPDGLLRNAEDPDLCLDSHLGYSVRLAPCSGAEKPDTKNVRYDFTLQGTLVPRWSQDLALTPAATDGGGALVLKTRDDGSAQRWVIDTSKTDLQMEVVNWEAGATPSKTPEAKPTSPELPKTPAPTPTPTPSATPSAPKPSPTPTNPYPTGDASCYYNPYSCSWNGQNGQYDQNGWGGYGGYNGYGYQDGRR; encoded by the coding sequence GTGCATGACGCAGGCCTGTCGAATTCCCCGACTCCCGCTCGGCCGTCCGAAGCCACGGACGAGCAACTGAGCGCTGAACTGAAGAAGTGGAGTGGGGCGACACCCGCGGTCCAGCCCGTCGGTGAACTTCTCGACCGGCACTGGGAAGCGGCCTTCGCCTACGCACGGCTGTGCACCGACGGCCCGCGTCCCGCGGGAATGCTCACCACCGCGGCATTCACGAGGCTCTTCGGGGAATCCCTGCGGCAGACCGGACCGACGTCCGCATGGCGCCCGCATCTGCTCGTCACCGTGCGCCGTATCGCGGCGGAGTGGGACACCGACGGCAGACGCGAACTGCTGCACCCGGAACTGAGAACCGAGGGCGGCGGGGACCGCGTCGCGGCTCGCCTGCTGCCATCGCCGGACCGCCGGGTGCTGTCGGGGGCGTTCCAGAGACTGCCGCAGCCCGCCCGCTGCCTGCTGTGGCACACCGAGGTCGAGGCCGAGCCGCTCGGCGTGCCCGCCGCCCTGCTGGGTCTGGACGAGGAGGACGCCCGCGTCGAAGTTCGGCGCGCCCACGAGCGGTTGCGCGAGGAGTGCCTCCAACTCCACCGCGAACTCGCCCCCGAGCAGGAGTGCCGGCACTACCTCCGGCTGCTGGACGTCACCTACCGGCGCGGCGGCGCCGACATCGACACGGACCTCCGCGGCCACCTCGACGGATGTCGGCACTGCCGGTACACCGCCGACCAGTTGCACCAGTTCAACGAGGGTCTCGGCATCGCCCTGGCGGAAGCCGTGCTCGGCTGGGGTGCCCGCGTCTATCAGGAAGCACGCGCGCGTGTGCACGCCGTCCCCGACGAGGCTCAGACACCGGCGCCGGCCCCGGCCATCGCGGGTGAATCCTTCTTCGCCGAGGAGGCTGCCGAGCCCCCGACCGCCTCGGGTCAGGCACTGCCGCCCTTCCCGTCCTTCCCTCCCATGCCGGAGGGCCGGCCTTCGGCCGTCGCGGGCGGGACCTTCGGTGCCGAGACCTTGAGTCCCGAGGCCTTGGCTTCCGAGGCCTTCGGTCCTGAGGCCTTGGCTTCCGAGGCCTTCGGTTCCGAGGCCTTCGGTCCTGAGGCCTTGGCTTCCGAGGCCTTCGGTTCCGAGCCCCTGGGTTCAGAGGCCTTCGGTTCCGAGACTCTCGCCTCCGGGACGTTCGGCTCCGGGACGTTCGGTTCTGAGCCCCTCGGCTCCGAGCCCCTCGGCTCCGAGCCCCTCGGTTCCGGGACCGAGACCTTCCGCCCCGAGGCGTCCGCCCCGCGCACCGGTCCCCGTACCGCCGCCCGCGCAGCCGCGCGTACCGGCGGCCCACGCTCCGCCTCCCGACGCTCGGCGCACAAGGCAGCCCGGCGCGCCTCCCGCCGCAACCTGGCCGTGGCCGTCATGACCGTGAGCGGCCTGATCGTCCTGCCGTTGGTGCTGTGGTCCTCCCTCGACTCCTCCGACGGCACCGGCCCGGCCGACGAGGGCCGCGCCGCCGAGCAGCCCGGAGCGGACTCGGGCACCTCGACCTCCGACCCGTCCTGGGCCGACGCCGGTGACGCGGAGCAGGGCACCCTGCGCGGCCGACTGCACAATGTCACCTCCGGGCTGTGCGTCGGCGTCGTCGGCAACAAGGCCGTCAAGGGCGCGGAGACCGAGCTCATCACCTGCTCCTCGGACGCCTCCCAACGATGGTCGTACGAGCCCGACGGACTGCTGCGCAACGCGGAGGACCCCGACCTCTGCCTGGACTCCCACCTCGGCTACTCGGTGCGGCTGGCCCCGTGCAGCGGCGCGGAAAAGCCGGACACCAAGAACGTCCGCTACGACTTCACCCTCCAGGGCACCCTGGTCCCGCGCTGGAGCCAGGACCTCGCCCTGACCCCGGCCGCCACCGACGGAGGGGGCGCGCTGGTCCTGAAGACCCGCGACGACGGCTCCGCCCAGCGCTGGGTCATCGACACCTCGAAGACGGACCTCCAGATGGAGGTGGTCAACTGGGAAGCGGGCGCCACGCCTTCCAAGACACCCGAGGCCAAGCCCACCAGCCCCGAGCTGCCGAAGACACCCGCGCCCACGCCCACACCGACGCCGTCCGCGACCCCGTCCGCCCCGAAGCCCTCGCCGACTCCGACGAACCCGTACCCCACGGGCGACGCGTCCTGCTACTACAACCCGTACTCCTGCTCGTGGAACGGCCAGAACGGCCAGTACGACCAGAACGGCTGGGGCGGGTACGGCGGGTACAACGGATACGGGTACCAGGACGGCCGCCGCTGA
- a CDS encoding helix-turn-helix domain-containing protein, translating into MPVTADGLSEAAAPGDPAPPPGLVAVGRFDQLPGYGVHRPHGADSWLFTWTTGGRGRLRQGASETRAGAGDLVVLAPGVRHDYGTEPGAAHWRFWWVHCQSRPSWPAWLRPYDAGDGMYVVTPAHPGVHGRIEAAFGRMLADARWTGTGTPPASEPGDGRERVAVAHGSAARELALCALEEVVLLTVGAARTPSPPPGVDPRVRRAQELIAADPGAPHTVRSLAAAVSLSPSRFAHLFTEQLGRSPMRALREARLHHAARLLESTDLSVERVAAASGFASPFHFNRVFRERYGMPPGAYRASGPMVGR; encoded by the coding sequence ATGCCCGTGACCGCTGACGGATTGTCCGAGGCTGCCGCGCCCGGGGATCCCGCCCCGCCCCCAGGGCTGGTGGCGGTCGGCCGCTTCGACCAGCTCCCCGGCTACGGCGTGCACCGGCCGCACGGCGCCGACAGCTGGCTGTTCACCTGGACGACTGGTGGCCGCGGTCGGCTGCGCCAGGGCGCGAGCGAGACGCGGGCGGGCGCCGGGGACCTGGTGGTGCTCGCCCCCGGCGTCCGGCACGACTACGGGACCGAACCGGGCGCGGCGCACTGGCGGTTCTGGTGGGTGCACTGCCAGTCCCGACCGTCCTGGCCCGCCTGGCTGCGGCCGTACGACGCCGGCGACGGCATGTACGTCGTCACCCCCGCCCACCCGGGCGTCCACGGCCGGATCGAGGCCGCGTTCGGCCGCATGCTCGCCGACGCCCGCTGGACCGGGACCGGCACCCCGCCCGCCTCCGAACCCGGGGACGGCCGGGAGCGGGTCGCCGTGGCGCACGGCAGCGCGGCCAGGGAACTCGCCCTGTGCGCGCTGGAGGAAGTCGTCCTGCTCACCGTCGGCGCCGCGCGTACGCCGTCGCCGCCGCCCGGCGTCGACCCCCGGGTGCGCCGGGCCCAGGAGCTGATCGCCGCCGACCCGGGCGCCCCGCACACCGTCCGTTCGCTCGCCGCCGCCGTGTCGCTGTCCCCCTCCCGGTTCGCGCACCTGTTCACCGAGCAGCTCGGCCGGTCCCCGATGCGGGCGCTGCGCGAGGCCCGTCTGCATCACGCGGCCCGGCTGCTGGAGAGCACCGACCTGTCCGTGGAGCGCGTGGCCGCGGCCTCCGGGTTCGCCAGCCCCTTCCACTTCAACCGGGTCTTCCGCGAGCGCTACGGGATGCCGCCGGGCGCCTACCGGGCAAGCGGCCCAATGGTTGGAAGGTGA
- a CDS encoding phytanoyl-CoA dioxygenase family protein — protein MTATDIGAAGAPILPEAELRQFRQDGFTVVRGLFGYDEIDRLCAEFAALHAAGPVPGHFEPRSSADPLHRYPRVMHPHEINDLALRVLLDPRLRDVLRTLLGEEVLAAQSMFYFKPPGARGQALHQDNFYLRVEPGTCVAAWVACDVIDRVNGGLEVVPGTHRMEVFCPEEADAELSFAREYVPPPPGLTPVPVDMEPGDVLFFNGSLVHGSQPNRTADRFRRSFIGHYVGRSTERIGHYYRTLSMSGERVALPESEGAGPCGTEFAPNGPH, from the coding sequence ATGACAGCCACGGATATCGGCGCCGCCGGCGCCCCCATCCTGCCCGAGGCCGAGCTGCGGCAGTTCCGGCAGGACGGCTTCACGGTCGTGCGGGGGCTGTTCGGGTACGACGAGATCGACCGGCTGTGTGCGGAGTTCGCGGCGCTGCACGCGGCCGGGCCGGTGCCCGGGCACTTCGAACCGCGCTCGTCCGCGGACCCGCTGCACCGGTACCCGAGGGTGATGCACCCCCACGAGATCAACGACCTCGCGCTGCGCGTCCTGCTGGACCCGCGGCTGCGCGACGTGCTGCGGACGCTGCTCGGCGAGGAGGTGCTGGCCGCGCAGAGCATGTTCTACTTCAAGCCGCCGGGTGCCCGGGGTCAGGCGCTGCACCAGGACAACTTCTATCTGCGGGTCGAGCCCGGCACGTGTGTGGCGGCCTGGGTGGCCTGCGACGTGATCGACCGGGTCAACGGCGGCTTGGAGGTCGTCCCCGGCACGCACCGGATGGAGGTGTTCTGCCCGGAGGAGGCGGACGCCGAACTGTCCTTCGCGCGGGAGTACGTGCCCCCGCCGCCGGGGCTCACGCCGGTGCCGGTCGACATGGAGCCCGGGGACGTGCTGTTCTTCAACGGCAGCCTGGTGCACGGCTCACAGCCCAACCGCACCGCCGACCGGTTCCGCCGCTCCTTCATCGGCCACTACGTCGGCCGTTCGACCGAGCGCATCGGGCACTACTACCGCACGCTGTCGATGAGCGGAGAGCGGGTGGCACTGCCGGAGAGCGAGGGCGCGGGTCCATGCGGCACGGAGTTCGCACCGAACGGGCCGCACTGA